The Oleomonas cavernae genome includes the window TGTCATTGTTCTGCAGGGTGAAGGCCCGGGTCTCTTTCGGCTCGGGCATCGGGATCACGATGTGGCTGCCGCGCACCAGGCGCAGGCGCTTCTGGCTCGGCGCCGCGCCGGCCATCTTGGTCAGCACGTCGTTGGCCCAGGGGCCGCCGGCATTGACCACGAAGCGCGCCTCGACCTGCCGGGGCTGGCCGTCCTCGCGCACGGTGACGCGGTAACCGTCGGCGATCGGCTCGATCCTGGTCACCGGGCGATAGTTGCCGATGTCGGCGCCCCGTGCCCGGGCATCCAGCAGGGTCTCCAGGGTCAGGCGGGCATCGTCGGTCCAGCAGTCGGGATAGTGCAGGATGGCGCGCACGCCGTCCGGCTTCAGGCGGGGCACGGCCGCCGCCTCGGCCTTGGTCAGGCGACCGGTCTTGGCCAGCAATTGCCGGCCCGAGAGCAGGTCGTAAAGGATGAGCCCCAGGCGCACCACCCAGGCCGGGCGCGGCTGGGTCTTGGTCACCGGGACCAGGAACTGCAGCGGGAAGACCAAGTGGGGGCGAGCTTCATCAGGGTCTCGCGCTCGCGCAGCGACTCGCGCACCAGGCGGAATTCATACTGCTCGAGATAGCGGATGCCGCCGTGGATCAGCTTGGACGAGGCCGAGGAGGTGGCCGAGGCATAGTCATTGGCTTCCGCCAGGAAGACCTTCAGCCCGCGCCCGACGGCATCGCGCGCCACCGCCGCCCCGTTGATGCCGCCGCCGATCACCACCAGATCGTATCGCGTAGTCATGCCCACCTGCAGTACTGCTCAATCGCCGCTGTCATACCATGGATGTCCGTGCTGGTGGCAAACCTTGGACAGGCTATCGTCCAGGGGCCGAGGGAGATTTCCATGCCGCAGCCGCCACAATTCGTCGACCGCAACGACCGGCGCCTGCGCCGGCTGGGCCTTGCCGGTCGCCAGGTAACGGTGACCCTGGGCGAGCGCGAGATCCTGCTGACCGGCGAGGCCGGCAGCACCGCCCGCATCGCTTTCGCGAGCCTGACCAGGGCCCGCTTCGGTTTCGTGGAGGGCAAGTCGGGCACCTATCCCTTCGTCCGCCTCTGGCTGTCGGGCCAGGACAGGCCCCTGGAGCTCGGCGGCGGCTACGGGCGGCAGCCCTATTATGCCTTCGCCCACGCCCTGGCCGCCGCCCTGTTTGCCGCCCGTCCGGACCTGGCGATCGAGACCGGGGACGGCTATTTCACCCCCATCCTGGTCATCGGCGCCTTTGGCGCCATGGCCCTGTTCTGCACCGGCATGACCCTCTTGCTGCTCCTGAGCGGCTCGGAAGACTGGACCGATTTCCTTGGTGCCCTGGCCGTCTCCCTGGCACTGCTCATCCCCCTGGGCTGGTGGTCGCTGAGCCGCTACGCCCCGCGGCGGATCCGGCGGGCCGACGAGGTGCTTCGCGCCCTGCCCGGCTACAAGCCGGCCTGACATGGCCAGCCTTGCGCCCGCCGCGGCGGGCGCAAAAGTCACAGGCTCGCTTGCATCCCCAAGCCGGCTTTCACTGGGCAGAGCCCAGACATGATCCGACTGCGGCAGCCATCGTCGCGAGATTGCCTTCCTTCAGGAAAATCTGATTGGCAGCCCAGTTTTCTATCTCCACCAAACCAGTCCCCACTTGTCTGACAGTAAGTGTATAGATCGGATACTCGCCACGGGACTGAGCGCCCGTGCCTCTATAGTGCTTAGTAAGATCGCACATCACCATAAGCGTGCCCGCCGCTCTGTCCTCTAAGATCAGGGCGTCCTGGATCGAAGAATTACAATCCCGCTCTGCAATCTCGTCCCGCAGGCAGCGCGCAACCGTGGCCTTGTCGCCCGCTCCGCGCCTCACCTCGGTGGGAACGCTGTCGAAAGCACCACCACGTTCCAATCCTCCACCGCCGACGCAACCTGCCAGCAGGCATCCGAGAACCAACACCTGAGCGAACCTGTGCATGCGCCCTAACCTCAAATTGTTGCCAATAACGAAGAACAATCTCGGCAAAAGAAGAATGGGTTTCCCTCTTGCTAAGGCGCCGATAGCACCTCATGAAATTTACACTCTTCCCCATATGCCTCATAGCGCGGCCACGGCCCAAACGATCACTGCCGTGCTTGCTTCCCGCCATGCCCACTTCTAGCGTGCCTCGACAACTGTGAGATTCTGATGCCGCTTTCCCCCGACGAAATCGACACCCTGACCGCCTTCGCCGGCACCCTGGCCGATGCGGCGCGGGCGGCGATCCTGCCCTATTTCCGCACCGCCATGGCGGTGGACGACAAGGGCGAGCAATGGGGCGGCGCCAAGGGCTACGACCCGGTGACCGAGGGCGACCGGGCGGGCGAGGCCGCGATCCGCGCCCTGATCGAGGCGCATTACCCCGACCATGGCATCCTGGGCGAAGAATTCGGGCCTAAGAAGGGCGCCAGCCCCTTCACCTGGGTGCTCGATCCCATCGACGGCACCCGCGCCTTCATCACCGGCCTGCCCCTGTGGGGCACCCTGATCGGCCTGAACGACGGCACCCGGCCGGTGCTGGGCGTGATGGACCAGGGCTTTACCGGCGAGCGCTTCACCGGCAGTGCCGCCGGCAGCTTCCTCAACGGCAAGCCGATCAGGACCCGTGCCTGCCCCTCGCTCGGCGCGGCCCGCCTGATGGCCACCGGCCCCTACCTGTTCCGCACGGCGCAGACCAAGGCTGCCTTCGAGCGCGTCGCCGCCCGGGCCCAACTGCTGCGCTTCGGCGGCGACTGCTATGCCTACTGCATGGTCGCGGCCGGCCATGTCGACGCGGTGGTCGAGTCGAGCCTCGAGACCTATGACATCCAGGCCCTGATCCCGATCATCGAGGGTGCCGGCGGCGTGGTCACCGCCTGGGACGGCGGCGATCCCCAAGCCGGCGGCAATGTCGTCGCCGCCGGCGACAGGCGCGTGCATGCGGAGATATTGGCGCTGATCAACAGCTGATCCGATTGCCTTCAGGGGATCAATTTGCCGCCTGGCGGAGCGGACGGCGGCGGTGCCGCCAGCCTTGCATGGCTCGCGCAGCTATCGACCGCGGCCAGGATCGATTTCTGCCGGGCATCTCCCCGCAAAGGCACGGGGGTGATCCACAACCGCGCCTCGACCACAGACGGCGCCACATCGCGAAACGCCGCGACAAAAGCCGCGTAACCCGCCAGATCCGCGTTGGTGCCCTCCATCGCCGCGTCGAAAGCTTGGCCGATGATGAAGCCCATGAGGCCTGCACCCGCCGCGCCAGCTCCAGCACCGCCGCTACCTTCGACGGCACAGCGCAGGACCCGCGTCTGCCCGCCGTCGGCAGACATGGCTCTCAACGTCTGGGTGGGATCGCCGCATTCGTCCTGCACGTCGGCATTCGACGCCACGCAGGTTGCCAGTTGCTGGGCGTCACCCTTGTAGTAAGAGGCATTGTCGGGCGGCGTGGTGGTTGGGTCCCGCATGCGCGCACATCCAACCGGCCCCATCGCGAGAATCAGGGCTAGAACGCCCCCAAGCAACGGAACGCGAAACGCGATTTGGCGCACTCTACCCTCCTCGACGGCACGCTACAACGCTGAGAACAACTATAGCATGTTGCCAGAAGTTCGTGCATGTTTCGAATAGCATTCGGCGTTTTCTATTCGAGGGCGCATCACGCCCATCCGGCCATCAAACGCCGCCCAAAGCTGCTCCCTGAACTCGTCCCGCTCCTTCAGGATCTCGGCGCCAGCGACCCTCGATCTCGACCAAGACGGCAGCGATACCGGCACAGTTGAAGCGTACGCCTATTGGTCGTACATTTCAATCAGGAGACCGCCATGCCCCGCATCGCCCAACGCCCCGACCGGATCAGCCTGCGCATCAGCGCCCAGGCCAAGCGCACGCTCGAACGGGCAGCCGCCTATGCGGACAAGTCGCTGACCGACTTCATCACCGAGGTGGCGATGCAGCGGGCCGACGCGATCGTTCGTGAGCAGGAAGTCATCAGCCTCTCCGCGCAGGAATGGCAGCGGTTCCAAAGCCTGTTGCTCGATCCGCCGGCCCCGAACGACAAGCTGATCCACGCCTTGGCCGAACACAGCCGGATCGTGCGACGGTGAGTTTCGCCGATGCCTCGCTGGTGATCGAGCCGTTGCGGCAAGATCATGATCGCGAGGCCTTCGCCTGCGGTGTCGAAAGCCTCGACCGATACATCAAAACCCAGGCTGGCCAGGATATCAGGCGCGGTATTGCACGCGTCTTCGTCGCCGCAACCGTCGAGCGGCCGACGACGATCCTGGGTTACTATACGCTGAGTGCCACATCCGTTGCCGCTGCCGAGCTCCCGCCGGCCATCGCCAGGCGGCTGCCGCGATACCCGATTCCGGCCGCGCTGATCGGCAGGCTGGCCGTCGCGCAGGCAACAGCTGGCCAGGGCCTGGGCAAGGTGGTGCTGGCGGACGCGATCAAACGCACAATTGCCGCCGCCGAAACGCTCGCCGTGGCTGTCATCGTCGTCGATCCGATCGATGACCGAGCAGCCTCCTTCTATGCGGCATTCGGCTTTGCCGAGCTGCAAGCAGCGCCACGACACATGGTTCTCGCCTTGTCGATCAAGTGACGGCGCAACGAACCCAATCATCAAACGCCGCCCAGAACTGCCCCCTGAATTCGTCCCGCTCCTTCAGGATCTCGTGCCGGCTGCCCTCGATCTCGACCAGGGTGGCGCGGCGCAGGCGGGTGGCGGCGTGGCGCTGGGCGGCCGGCGAGACGACCTGGTCGGCGCCGGCGACGGCGAGCATGACGGGGACATCGATCGCTTCCAGGGCGCCCGGCAGGTCGATCGCGGCCACCGAGCGGAAGGCGGCGTCCAGCCAGCCGAAGGTGGGGCTGCCCAGTGCCAATCGGGGTTCCTGGGCGATGAACCAGGCCTGGTCGCCGGCGCGGTCGGGGTCTGACGTGAGGACGTTGAAACCGGTGCCCGATTCCTTGGGCGACGGCGCCTGGGCACCGCGCAGGCCGGCGCGCGACAGGCTGCGGGCGAGGCGCCTGGCCGTGGTCGCCGAGAAGCGGCCGGTGTTGATGCCCAGCATGGCGGCGGAGACCACCGCGCCGCTGACCTTTCGGCGCAGCGCCGGCCGTTCGGCGAGCGCCCGCAACACGATATGGCCGCCCATGGAATGGGCCACGACGATCAGGTTCGGGGCCGCGATCGCCCCCACGAACAGTTCCAGGTCGTCCATGTAATCGGTAAAGTCGCGGACATGGCCTTTCATCCGGTTGGCGAGCGGCCGGCCCGACAGGCCCTGGCCGCGCCAGTCCATCATGTGGACGTTGAAGCCGCGGTCTTGCAAGTCGGCGATGGTCTCGAAATATTTCTCGATGAATTCGTTGCGGCCGGTCAGCAGGGCCACGGTGCCCCGGGCCTCGCCGGGTGCCGCCCAGGCGGCGGTGCGCAGGCGCGTGCCGTCACCGGCCTTCAGGTAATGGAACGCGCCGCCCGGCGGGGCGGTCAGCCGCCGGGCTTCGCTTGGCAAAGTCACGTGACCTGTCCGTTTCCCTCGCCGCCGCTTGCGGGGGAGAGGGAAGGGGCCCGTCGCGCCAGCGATGGGAAGGGTGAGGTGGTGGGTCGGGCGGAGCGTGATTTATGCCGTCGACCCACCTCACCCAACCCTCTCCCCCCTGAAGGGCGGAGAGGGCTTATGGATTGGGCCCGCGCCATGGTCACGGCGCCTGGGAGGCTGCGGTCAGGCGGGCGCCTGAATCCGTGATCTGCTCGCGGGTCGAGAGGAAGCGGACGCCGGGCCAGTCGTCCATGGCACGTTGCAGGTACCAGTTGTTGCGGGCGAGGTAGACCAGGGCGCCGTCGTGATCCTCGGCCAGGTTCATCTGGTTGCCGTCGACGAATTTCTCGACCGCCGCCTTGTCGTCGGCATCGACCCAGCGGGCCAGTTCGAAGGGCGCCGGCTCGAACTCGATGTCGAGGCCGTATTCAGCCGACAGGCGGCTGCGCAGCACCTCGAACTGCAGCGGCCCGACCACGCCCACGACATAGTCGCCGCCGATGCGCCGGCGGAACACCTGGCTGGCGCCTTCCTCGGCCAGTTGGTCCAGCGCCCGGCGCAGGTGCTTCACCTTCATCGGGTCCTCGAGCTTCACCCGGCGCAGCATTTCAGGGGCGAAGGAAGGAACCCCCAAGAAGGCCAGGTCCTCGCCCTCGGACAGGGTGTCGCCGATGCGCAAGGTGCCGTGGTTGGGAATGCCGAGGATATCGCCGGCGAAAGCCAGGTCCGCGGTCTCGCGGTCGCCGGCCATGAACTGCACCGGATTGTTGATCGCCAGCATGCGGCCGGAGCGGACGTGCTTGAGCTTCATGCCGCGCTTGAACTGGCCCGAGACCAGGCGCAGGAAGGCCACCCGGTCGCGGTGGTTGGGGTCCATGTTCGCCTGGATCTTGAAGACGAAGCCGGCGACCTTGTTCTCGGTCGGCTCCACCAGGCGCGCCGCCGCCTTGGCGGGGCGTGGGGAAGGCGCCTTCTCCGCCAGGCCCTGGAGCAGTTCTCGCACCCCGAACGAGCGCAGGGCCGAGCCGAAGAAGATCGGCGTCAGGTGCCCGGCGCGATAGGACTCTTCATCGAAAGGCGGGCTCAAGGCCCGCAGCATCTCGACATCCTCGCGCAGCTTGGCCACCAGTTCGGCCGGCAGGCGAGCGTCGATCTTGGGATCGTCCAGGCCTTCGCACTTCTCGATCTCGGGCATTTTGCCGCCCGCGGTACGATCGATCAGGATCAACTCGTCATGGAACAGGTCGTAGCAGCCGTGGAAGTCGCGGCCCTGGCCGATCGGCCAGGTGGCGGGCGTGACATCCAGCGCCAGCGTCTTCTCGATCTCGTCCATCAGCTCGAAGGGATCGCGCGCCTCGCGGTCCATCTTGTTGACGAAGGTGACGATGGGCACGTCGCGCAGGCGGCACACCTCGAACAGCTTCAAGGTCCGCGCCTCGATGCCCTTGGCGGCGTCGATCACCATGATCGCGCTGTCGACCGCGGTCAGCGTGCGATAGGTGTCTTCCGAGAAATCCTCG containing:
- a CDS encoding type II toxin-antitoxin system TacA family antitoxin, which encodes MPRIAQRPDRISLRISAQAKRTLERAAAYADKSLTDFITEVAMQRADAIVREQEVISLSAQEWQRFQSLLLDPPAPNDKLIHALAEHSRIVRR
- a CDS encoding peptide chain release factor 3, translated to MTGPAVTPLESAIASRRTFAIISHPDAGKTTLTEKLLLFGGAVQTAGAVKARGDQRRARSDWMKVEQERGISVTASVMTFEADGCTFNLLDTPGHEDFSEDTYRTLTAVDSAIMVIDAAKGIEARTLKLFEVCRLRDVPIVTFVNKMDREARDPFELMDEIEKTLALDVTPATWPIGQGRDFHGCYDLFHDELILIDRTAGGKMPEIEKCEGLDDPKIDARLPAELVAKLREDVEMLRALSPPFDEESYRAGHLTPIFFGSALRSFGVRELLQGLAEKAPSPRPAKAAARLVEPTENKVAGFVFKIQANMDPNHRDRVAFLRLVSGQFKRGMKLKHVRSGRMLAINNPVQFMAGDRETADLAFAGDILGIPNHGTLRIGDTLSEGEDLAFLGVPSFAPEMLRRVKLEDPMKVKHLRRALDQLAEEGASQVFRRRIGGDYVVGVVGPLQFEVLRSRLSAEYGLDIEFEPAPFELARWVDADDKAAVEKFVDGNQMNLAEDHDGALVYLARNNWYLQRAMDDWPGVRFLSTREQITDSGARLTAASQAP
- the hisN gene encoding histidinol-phosphatase, which gives rise to MPLSPDEIDTLTAFAGTLADAARAAILPYFRTAMAVDDKGEQWGGAKGYDPVTEGDRAGEAAIRALIEAHYPDHGILGEEFGPKKGASPFTWVLDPIDGTRAFITGLPLWGTLIGLNDGTRPVLGVMDQGFTGERFTGSAAGSFLNGKPIRTRACPSLGAARLMATGPYLFRTAQTKAAFERVAARAQLLRFGGDCYAYCMVAAGHVDAVVESSLETYDIQALIPIIEGAGGVVTAWDGGDPQAGGNVVAAGDRRVHAEILALINS
- a CDS encoding GNAT family N-acetyltransferase; this encodes MSFADASLVIEPLRQDHDREAFACGVESLDRYIKTQAGQDIRRGIARVFVAATVERPTTILGYYTLSATSVAAAELPPAIARRLPRYPIPAALIGRLAVAQATAGQGLGKVVLADAIKRTIAAAETLAVAVIVVDPIDDRAASFYAAFGFAELQAAPRHMVLALSIK
- a CDS encoding alpha/beta fold hydrolase, with amino-acid sequence MTLPSEARRLTAPPGGAFHYLKAGDGTRLRTAAWAAPGEARGTVALLTGRNEFIEKYFETIADLQDRGFNVHMMDWRGQGLSGRPLANRMKGHVRDFTDYMDDLELFVGAIAAPNLIVVAHSMGGHIVLRALAERPALRRKVSGAVVSAAMLGINTGRFSATTARRLARSLSRAGLRGAQAPSPKESGTGFNVLTSDPDRAGDQAWFIAQEPRLALGSPTFGWLDAAFRSVAAIDLPGALEAIDVPVMLAVAGADQVVSPAAQRHAATRLRRATLVEIEGSRHEILKERDEFRGQFWAAFDDWVRCAVT